A part of Rickettsia canadensis str. McKiel genomic DNA contains:
- a CDS encoding peroxiredoxin gives MSVFVGKTAPDFTAKAIMPNNNIDDKFKLSDYAAGDNIVLFFYPLDFTFVCPSEIIAFHNKLGEFTERLTKVVAVSVDSHFSHLAWKNTPHNKGGLGQIQFPMVSDIKKDISSKYNVLNEDGVALRGTFLIDKDFIVRHMLVNDLPIGRDINYTLKVIEALAHHQKHGEVCPAGWHKGEEAITPSHEGIAHYLSSHAEKL, from the coding sequence ATGTCAGTATTTGTCGGCAAAACTGCTCCAGATTTTACGGCTAAAGCTATTATGCCTAATAATAATATAGACGATAAGTTTAAACTTAGCGATTATGCTGCAGGAGATAATATAGTGTTATTTTTTTACCCCCTAGATTTTACTTTTGTTTGTCCATCGGAAATTATAGCATTTCACAATAAGCTTGGTGAATTTACCGAAAGACTTACTAAAGTAGTAGCTGTTAGCGTTGATTCTCATTTTAGCCATTTAGCTTGGAAAAATACTCCGCATAATAAAGGAGGGCTTGGACAAATTCAATTTCCTATGGTTTCCGATATAAAAAAAGATATTTCTTCAAAATATAACGTACTTAATGAAGATGGGGTTGCTTTGCGTGGAACTTTTTTAATTGATAAGGATTTCATAGTACGTCATATGCTAGTTAACGACTTGCCTATCGGTCGTGATATCAATTATACGTTAAAAGTAATCGAGGCTTTAGCTCATCATCAAAAACACGGTGAAGTTTGTCCTGCTGGTTGGCATAAAGGTGAAGAAGCAATTACTCCATCACACGAGGGTATAGCACATTATTTAAGCTCACATGCAGAGAAATTATAG
- a CDS encoding DNA-protecting protein DprA: protein MLAELPIGSTLLGKHLPQRNRIISGLA, encoded by the coding sequence ATATTAGCTGAATTACCTATCGGCTCTACACTACTTGGCAAACATTTGCCACAACGTAATAGAATAATATCAGGACTAGCCTAG
- the topA gene encoding type I DNA topoisomerase, with translation MKLVIVESPAKAKTINKYLGDEFKVIASFGHIRDLPSKKGSVLPDENFAIKYDISDKASKYVDAIVKDAQKADAVYLATDPDREGESISWHVAEVIKEKNKVKAADFFKRVAFNEITQKAIIHAVENPRKLDTNLVNAQQARRALDYLVGFTLSPLLWRKLPGCKSAGRVQSVALRLICEREDEIERFKAEEYWDISLKMQNSNNELFTAKLTHINNQKLERFSITNKKDAKDLTKKLKSQNFHIDQIEKKQQKRQPQPPFITSSLQQEAARKLGFSAKKTMQIAQKLYEGVDIGKETIGLITYMRTDGVTLSNDAVADIRKLIDKNYGDKYLPSSPRIYKSTVKNAQEAHEAIRPTNITYTPDSLKEKLAKDYYKLYELIWKRTIACQMENVIMDLVVANLASENKEYLAKANGSTIAFDGFYKVYRESVDDEAEEENKMLPLLKENEQLNTKEIIPNQHFTEPPPRYSEASLVKKLEELGIGRPSTYATILSVLQDRKYVSLKKKRFMPEELGRLVTVFLVGFFKKYVEYDFTAGLENELDEIAAGKLEWKSALSNFWSGFNHNIKSVNEQKITEIISYVQKALDYHLFGENQESKACPSCKTGELSLKLGKFGAFLACNNYPKCTFRKSIVSGNNNNENEDKLSTTPNEENKVLGTDKDGIEIYLKKGPYGPYIQRGEHEGTVKLKRSPVPASLNQSDITLDIALKLLSLPLKIGTHKDTHEEIMIGYGKFGPYIKYIGKFISIPKKYDFLNLSLDEAIQLIEDNKTKLEKKQA, from the coding sequence ATGAAATTAGTAATAGTAGAATCGCCGGCAAAGGCAAAAACAATAAATAAATATTTAGGTGACGAGTTTAAGGTTATTGCATCATTCGGTCATATAAGAGATTTACCTTCTAAGAAAGGATCAGTATTACCTGATGAAAATTTTGCAATAAAATATGACATTTCAGACAAAGCCAGTAAATATGTAGACGCAATAGTTAAAGATGCGCAAAAAGCCGATGCGGTATATCTTGCAACCGATCCGGATCGTGAGGGTGAATCTATCTCATGGCATGTTGCAGAGGTAATAAAAGAAAAAAATAAGGTTAAAGCCGCTGATTTTTTCAAAAGGGTAGCCTTTAATGAAATCACTCAAAAAGCAATTATTCATGCCGTTGAGAACCCTAGAAAACTTGACACTAATTTAGTAAATGCTCAACAAGCAAGAAGAGCTTTAGACTATTTAGTCGGCTTTACCCTTTCACCTCTTTTATGGCGTAAGTTACCCGGATGTAAATCAGCAGGACGTGTACAATCTGTGGCTCTGCGATTAATATGTGAGCGAGAAGATGAAATAGAGCGTTTTAAGGCCGAAGAATATTGGGATATTAGCCTTAAAATGCAAAATAGTAATAACGAACTATTTACTGCTAAATTAACTCATATAAACAATCAAAAACTAGAAAGATTCTCAATTACTAATAAAAAAGATGCAAAAGATTTAACCAAAAAATTAAAGTCTCAAAATTTTCATATCGATCAGATAGAAAAGAAACAACAGAAACGTCAACCGCAACCTCCTTTTATTACTTCATCGCTACAACAAGAAGCAGCACGGAAATTAGGTTTTAGTGCTAAAAAGACTATGCAAATAGCACAAAAACTTTATGAGGGGGTTGACATAGGTAAAGAAACTATAGGGCTTATTACCTATATGAGAACCGACGGTGTTACATTATCAAATGATGCAGTAGCAGATATACGTAAGTTAATCGATAAAAATTATGGCGATAAATATTTACCGAGTAGCCCTAGAATTTATAAGTCCACAGTAAAAAATGCTCAAGAAGCTCATGAAGCGATAAGACCGACAAATATAACGTATACTCCTGATAGCTTAAAAGAAAAACTAGCAAAAGACTATTATAAACTCTATGAACTAATTTGGAAAAGAACTATAGCCTGCCAAATGGAAAATGTTATAATGGATTTGGTAGTTGCAAATTTAGCTTCAGAAAATAAAGAATATTTGGCAAAAGCAAATGGATCAACTATAGCCTTTGATGGATTTTATAAGGTTTATCGTGAAAGTGTAGACGATGAAGCAGAGGAAGAAAATAAGATGCTGCCGCTTTTAAAAGAAAATGAGCAACTAAACACTAAAGAAATTATTCCAAATCAGCATTTTACAGAACCGCCTCCAAGATATTCGGAAGCAAGCTTAGTGAAAAAACTTGAAGAGCTTGGGATCGGTCGCCCATCCACCTATGCTACTATTTTATCAGTTTTACAAGATCGAAAATACGTTTCTCTTAAGAAAAAACGTTTTATGCCTGAAGAGCTGGGACGTTTGGTAACAGTATTTTTAGTTGGTTTTTTCAAAAAATATGTAGAATATGACTTTACCGCAGGTCTTGAAAATGAATTAGATGAAATAGCAGCCGGCAAGCTTGAATGGAAATCTGCCTTAAGTAATTTTTGGAGTGGTTTTAACCATAATATTAAATCGGTAAACGAACAAAAAATAACTGAGATTATTAGCTATGTACAGAAAGCCCTTGATTATCACTTGTTTGGTGAGAATCAAGAATCCAAAGCTTGTCCTTCATGTAAAACAGGTGAACTTAGTTTAAAGCTCGGTAAATTTGGAGCGTTTTTAGCATGTAACAATTACCCTAAATGTACTTTTAGAAAATCTATTGTTAGCGGTAACAATAATAACGAGAATGAGGATAAGCTTTCTACTACTCCTAATGAGGAGAATAAAGTTTTAGGCACCGATAAAGATGGAATAGAAATATATCTGAAAAAAGGACCTTACGGACCTTATATTCAACGCGGAGAACATGAAGGTACAGTAAAACTGAAACGTAGCCCCGTACCTGCTAGCCTGAACCAAAGCGATATCACACTTGATATAGCATTAAAGCTTCTAAGCTTACCGCTTAAAATTGGTACTCATAAGGATACTCACGAGGAAATTATGATAGGATACGGTAAATTTGGTCCTTACATAAAATATATTGGTAAGTTTATTTCAATCCCAAAGAAATATGATTTTCTAAATTTAAGCTTAGATGAGGCAATACAGCTAATCGAAGACAATAAGACAAAATTAGAAAAGAAACAAGCGTGA
- the gltX gene encoding glutamate--tRNA ligase, which yields MTKVITRFAPSPTGMLHVGNIRVALLNWLYAKKHNGQFILRFDDTDLERSKQEYKNAIEEDLKFLKINWDQTFNQLSRLSRYDVIKKLLLDKKRLYTCYETPEELELKRKVQLSKGLPPIYDRASLNLTTEQIKKYIEQGRKPHYRFLVNHELISWHDMIKGEVKYDGKALSDPIVIRADGSMTYMLCSVIDDIDYDITHIIRGEDHVGNTAIQIQMFEALNKIPPVFGHLSLIINKDEKISKRIGGFEIATLRKQIGLEAMAIASFFSLLGSSSQILPYKNMDELATQFEISNFSKSPTMYQPEDLVRLNHKLLISVDFDEVKERLKEIDATYIDENFWLSVRPNLQKLRDVKDWWDICNQTPNVENLNLDKEYLKQAAELLPQGEITKDSWRIWTKEITNITSRKGKELFLPLRLALTGRESGPEIAGILPLIDRKEIIKRLT from the coding sequence ATGACAAAAGTTATAACACGATTTGCTCCGTCACCGACTGGCATGTTACATGTTGGTAATATTAGAGTAGCACTACTTAACTGGCTATATGCAAAGAAGCATAACGGGCAGTTTATCTTGAGGTTTGATGATACGGATTTAGAGCGTAGCAAACAAGAATATAAAAACGCTATAGAAGAAGATCTAAAATTTTTAAAAATTAATTGGGATCAAACATTTAACCAATTAAGCCGTTTAAGTAGATATGATGTAATCAAAAAGCTATTATTAGACAAAAAAAGATTATATACCTGCTATGAAACTCCTGAAGAGCTAGAGCTAAAACGTAAAGTTCAATTATCTAAAGGATTACCGCCGATTTATGACCGAGCTAGTTTAAATTTAACGACAGAACAAATAAAGAAATATATAGAACAAGGAAGGAAACCGCATTATAGATTTTTGGTAAATCATGAGCTGATTAGCTGGCATGATATGATTAAAGGCGAGGTTAAATATGATGGCAAAGCTTTAAGCGACCCAATAGTGATAAGAGCTGACGGTAGTATGACCTATATGCTTTGCTCGGTTATTGATGATATCGATTATGATATTACACATATTATTAGAGGGGAAGATCATGTTGGCAACACTGCTATTCAAATTCAGATGTTTGAAGCTTTAAATAAGATTCCGCCGGTTTTTGGGCATTTGAGTTTAATAATCAATAAAGACGAGAAAATTTCTAAAAGAATAGGAGGATTTGAGATTGCAACTCTTAGGAAACAAATTGGGCTTGAAGCTATGGCAATTGCCAGCTTTTTTAGTTTACTTGGTTCTTCATCACAAATCTTGCCTTATAAAAACATGGATGAATTAGCAACGCAGTTTGAGATAAGTAATTTCTCTAAAAGCCCGACTATGTATCAGCCGGAAGATTTAGTAAGATTAAATCATAAATTACTTATCAGTGTAGATTTTGATGAAGTAAAAGAGCGCCTCAAAGAAATAGATGCCACGTATATTGATGAAAATTTTTGGTTATCGGTAAGACCTAACTTGCAAAAATTACGTGATGTAAAAGATTGGTGGGATATTTGCAATCAAACTCCAAATGTAGAAAATCTAAATTTAGATAAGGAATATTTAAAGCAAGCAGCAGAGTTGTTACCACAAGGTGAAATTACTAAAGATAGCTGGCGCATTTGGACTAAAGAAATAACAAATATAACAAGCAGGAAAGGTAAGGAGTTATTTTTACCTCTTCGCCTTGCTTTAACCGGTAGAGAATCAGGACCGGAAATCGCAGGAATATTACCTTTGATCGATCGGAAAGAGATAATAAAACGATTAACATAA
- the cyaY gene encoding iron donor protein CyaY, translated as MNNAEFSKIAETTIAYIVEKIEEQDKEASIDVDLQGDILNLDTDKGIYVINKQSAAKEIWLSSPVSGPYHFFYEQGKWRNRAGLELIIILADELGIDFSNIK; from the coding sequence ATGAATAACGCCGAATTTAGTAAAATAGCCGAAACAACAATTGCATATATAGTAGAAAAGATAGAAGAGCAAGATAAAGAAGCGAGTATAGACGTAGATTTACAAGGTGATATATTAAATCTTGATACTGATAAAGGTATATATGTAATAAATAAACAAAGTGCAGCTAAAGAAATTTGGTTATCGTCGCCGGTTAGTGGTCCTTATCACTTTTTTTATGAACAAGGAAAATGGAGAAATAGAGCAGGGCTTGAATTAATAATTATTTTGGCTGATGAGCTTGGTATTGATTTTAGTAATATAAAGTAA
- the mltG gene encoding endolytic transglycosylase MltG codes for MLKDLLKTKLFLVIVSLIVFITLLNFSIFYLFVPGNLTQNKTIIIEPKLSINQIVTKLYLNEVIKYPRIFTVIAKIYSIKNPLKSGEYVFTRNISPLQTLRILASGQSIIHKIIVPEGTVVSEVIKKINEESRLLGEIKGIIPEGFLMPATYFFSYGDQKEHIIDQMRNLMSANLDKVMQNLPPDSPLKTRLEVLTLASIVEKEAGSNAEKPIIAAVFINRLKKNMKLQADPTTIYALTKGKFKLARALTKKDLLQELPYNTYYIKGLPPGPISCPSLKSLEAVVKPAKTDALFFVVGGKGRHNFSNNLNDHNRFVESYRKSLMKMPEPEIDHDK; via the coding sequence ATGTTAAAAGATCTATTAAAAACTAAACTTTTTTTAGTTATAGTATCTCTAATTGTATTTATTACTTTACTAAATTTTAGTATATTTTATCTTTTTGTGCCTGGTAATCTTACTCAAAATAAAACGATAATTATTGAACCTAAATTATCTATAAATCAAATAGTTACAAAACTGTATCTTAATGAGGTAATTAAATATCCAAGAATTTTTACAGTAATTGCTAAAATTTATTCTATAAAAAACCCTCTTAAAAGTGGTGAATATGTGTTTACACGTAATATATCACCTTTGCAAACTTTAAGAATATTAGCAAGCGGTCAATCTATAATACACAAGATAATTGTGCCGGAAGGTACGGTCGTTAGTGAGGTTATAAAGAAAATTAATGAAGAAAGTCGATTACTTGGAGAAATAAAAGGTATAATACCGGAAGGTTTTTTAATGCCTGCAACGTATTTTTTTTCTTATGGAGATCAAAAAGAACACATAATCGATCAAATGAGAAATTTAATGTCTGCTAATTTAGATAAGGTAATGCAAAATCTTCCACCGGATTCTCCATTAAAAACTAGACTTGAGGTATTAACTCTAGCTTCTATAGTGGAAAAAGAAGCCGGCTCAAATGCAGAAAAGCCTATTATAGCAGCAGTATTCATTAATCGTTTAAAGAAAAATATGAAGCTACAAGCTGATCCGACTACTATATATGCTTTGACTAAGGGAAAATTTAAATTAGCAAGAGCTTTAACAAAAAAAGATTTATTGCAAGAACTGCCATATAATACTTACTATATTAAAGGTTTACCGCCGGGTCCGATTTCGTGTCCTTCATTAAAATCTTTAGAAGCAGTAGTAAAACCTGCTAAAACAGATGCCTTGTTCTTTGTAGTTGGCGGTAAAGGAAGGCATAATTTTTCCAATAACCTTAATGATCATAATAGATTTGTTGAAAGTTATCGAAAAAGTTTGATGAAAATGCCTGAGCCGGAAATTGACCATGACAAATGA
- the lpxB gene encoding lipid-A-disaccharide synthase, with translation MAKIYFIAGEMSGDFIGGRIIQHLKNNTGVQFVGVGSKYMEEAGSFKSLFPISAINLIGFVEILPHILKLKKLIDKTVEDIINSKADLLITIDSPGFTYRVAKQVRKLLPKLKMIHIVAPSVWAYKEGRAIKYAKIYDCLFAVLPFESPYFTKVGLDCRYIGHPIMEQEFYSDKIALRKEFKIDENEKVLCVTLGSRRGEILRHLPVFIASIEEIFESCKNLKVIFTLVNPANEVIIKPFLENVKFNYLFSSERLKTYALSDLALAKSGTNTLEIAASGTPMIVAYKVNILSFLIIRALIKIKYVTLINIIAGSEIIPEFIQHNCRATLISNKLQELLFSSKKAYKQVIESQKILQKLRFKSNQLPSYIAAEIIKQEFLEPKIKL, from the coding sequence ATGGCAAAAATTTACTTTATAGCTGGTGAGATGTCAGGAGATTTTATCGGTGGACGCATAATTCAGCATTTAAAAAACAATACAGGAGTACAGTTTGTTGGTGTTGGAAGTAAATATATGGAAGAAGCCGGTAGCTTTAAAAGCTTATTTCCTATATCTGCAATAAATTTAATAGGTTTTGTAGAAATTTTACCTCATATTTTAAAGCTTAAGAAATTAATTGATAAAACTGTGGAGGATATAATAAATAGTAAAGCTGATTTGTTGATTACCATAGATTCACCCGGGTTTACTTATCGTGTTGCAAAGCAGGTAAGAAAACTTTTACCAAAGCTGAAAATGATTCATATAGTTGCTCCGTCAGTATGGGCATATAAAGAGGGTAGAGCAATAAAATACGCTAAAATTTATGATTGTTTATTTGCTGTATTACCGTTTGAATCTCCATATTTTACTAAAGTAGGGCTTGATTGTAGATATATAGGTCATCCGATTATGGAGCAAGAGTTTTATAGTGATAAAATAGCTTTACGTAAAGAGTTTAAAATAGATGAGAATGAAAAAGTTCTATGTGTTACTCTTGGCAGTAGAAGAGGAGAGATTCTAAGGCATTTACCGGTTTTTATTGCTTCAATAGAAGAAATATTTGAGAGTTGTAAGAATCTTAAAGTGATATTTACTCTTGTAAATCCTGCTAATGAGGTAATAATAAAACCATTTTTAGAAAATGTTAAGTTTAATTATTTGTTTTCAAGTGAAAGACTTAAAACGTATGCTCTCTCTGATTTGGCTCTAGCAAAATCCGGTACTAATACTTTAGAAATAGCTGCTTCTGGTACCCCTATGATTGTAGCATATAAGGTTAATATTTTAAGTTTTCTTATTATTAGAGCATTAATAAAAATAAAATATGTTACGTTGATAAATATTATAGCCGGTAGCGAAATAATTCCAGAATTTATACAACATAATTGTCGTGCTACTCTTATTAGTAATAAGCTTCAAGAGTTATTGTTTAGTTCTAAAAAAGCTTATAAACAGGTAATAGAAAGCCAAAAAATCTTACAAAAATTAAGATTTAAATCAAATCAATTACCTTCTTATATAGCTGCAGAAATTATTAAACAGGAGTTCTTAGAACCTAAAATAAAGTTGTAA
- a CDS encoding ATP-binding protein — MLEVKDLFVQVNTARQLLGRVTIIYLLHWTSKCLTQVLTTPEAKLQDKSINYPDFKDIKGQKIAKRALEIVASKWYNLLMFGPPGTSKSSLAGYIPSILSKMSIQEILECSTITSIAGKLLLMH, encoded by the coding sequence TTGCTAGAGGTAAAGGACTTATTTGTTCAAGTAAACACAGCTCGGCAGTTGCTTGGTCGGGTAACGATAATATACTTGTTGCATTGGACTAGTAAATGTCTCACACAAGTTTTAACTACTCCAGAAGCTAAGCTGCAAGATAAGTCGATAAATTATCCTGATTTTAAAGATATAAAAGGTCAAAAAATTGCTAAAAGAGCTTTAGAAATTGTAGCATCAAAATGGTATAATCTTTTAATGTTTGGTCCTCCTGGAACCAGTAAATCAAGTCTTGCTGGCTATATTCCAAGTATTTTATCTAAAATGTCTATACAAGAAATTTTAGAATGCAGCACGATTACAAGTATTGCCGGAAAATTGTTATTGATGCATTAA
- the hslU gene encoding ATP-dependent protease ATPase subunit HslU — MKATKITYKKDPMGLTPAQIVNELNRFIVGQEKAKKAVAIALRNRCRRKRVEGNLRNEIVPKNILMIGSTGVGKTEIARRLAKLTNSPFYKIEATKFTEVGYVGRDVESIIRDLVEIAVNTEKTLAKTEVDINAREKAIERILDSLVGKTSSSETREKFKEKVLNGELNDTEIEISVADTAPIGGGSFEIPGMPGSSMGVLNLGDMIGRALGSSKTKTKKMLVKEAMAIIIPEELEKLIDQEKIIQQAITLAENDGIVFIDEIDKIASAPSSGAKNAEISREGVQRDLLPLIEGTTVNTKYGQVKTDHILFIASGAFHIAKPSDLLPELQGRLPIRVELNSLTKDDMIKILLEPETSLIKQYSALIGTEDVHLEFTASAIEKIADYAITVNLEVEDIGARRLHTILENLLEDISFEASEMKGKKITIDDQFVENQLSKIITNLDLAKFIL, encoded by the coding sequence ATGAAAGCTACTAAAATTACTTATAAAAAAGACCCTATGGGTCTTACCCCTGCTCAAATAGTTAATGAACTTAATAGATTTATCGTAGGTCAAGAAAAGGCCAAAAAAGCTGTTGCTATTGCACTGAGAAATCGTTGTCGTCGTAAAAGAGTAGAAGGTAATTTGCGTAATGAAATAGTACCGAAAAATATTTTAATGATCGGTTCAACCGGAGTTGGTAAAACGGAAATAGCTAGAAGGCTTGCAAAGCTCACTAATTCTCCTTTCTATAAGATAGAGGCAACTAAATTTACTGAAGTTGGGTATGTAGGGCGTGATGTAGAATCAATAATTCGTGATTTAGTTGAAATAGCCGTTAATACTGAAAAAACTTTAGCAAAAACAGAAGTAGATATTAATGCCCGTGAAAAAGCAATAGAGAGGATATTAGATAGTTTGGTAGGTAAAACTTCTAGTAGTGAGACTCGAGAAAAGTTCAAAGAAAAAGTCTTAAACGGTGAACTTAACGATACGGAAATCGAAATTAGCGTTGCTGATACTGCACCTATTGGTGGTGGAAGTTTTGAAATACCGGGCATGCCTGGATCATCAATGGGTGTGCTTAATCTTGGCGATATGATTGGACGAGCGCTTGGCAGCAGTAAGACTAAAACAAAAAAAATGCTAGTTAAAGAGGCTATGGCTATTATTATACCTGAGGAATTAGAAAAATTAATAGACCAAGAAAAAATTATTCAGCAAGCTATCACTTTAGCTGAAAATGACGGTATAGTTTTTATTGATGAAATTGATAAAATAGCTTCTGCTCCTAGTTCCGGTGCAAAAAATGCCGAAATAAGTAGAGAGGGAGTGCAAAGAGATTTATTACCTTTGATAGAAGGGACGACAGTTAATACTAAGTATGGACAGGTTAAAACCGATCATATATTATTTATTGCTTCCGGTGCTTTTCATATTGCCAAACCTTCTGATTTATTACCAGAGTTACAAGGCAGGTTACCGATTAGAGTAGAATTAAATTCGTTAACTAAAGATGATATGATTAAGATATTGCTTGAACCTGAAACTAGTTTAATAAAGCAATATTCGGCGTTAATAGGTACTGAAGACGTGCATCTTGAATTTACTGCTTCTGCTATTGAGAAGATAGCGGATTATGCTATTACCGTTAATTTAGAAGTTGAAGATATAGGGGCTAGAAGACTGCATACTATACTTGAGAATTTGCTTGAGGATATAAGCTTTGAAGCTAGCGAAATGAAAGGCAAAAAAATAACTATCGATGATCAATTCGTAGAAAATCAATTATCAAAAATAATAACTAATCTTGACCTAGCTAAGTTTATTTTATAA
- the hslV gene encoding ATP-dependent protease subunit HslV — translation MSDNLALHGTTILCLKKNEDIIIAADGQVSHGNTILKSSARKLRTIANNKIIAGFAGSTADGLALFEKLEAKIEKYSYNLLRSAVELAKDWRSDKYLRRLEAMMIVADRSHILILTGNGDVVEPENNVAAIGSGGLFALSAARALMSCENNLTAEEIALKSMNIAADLCVFSNRNIIMEKVV, via the coding sequence ATGTCAGACAATTTAGCCTTACATGGCACTACAATACTTTGTTTAAAAAAGAACGAAGACATCATTATAGCAGCAGATGGACAAGTCTCTCATGGTAATACGATATTAAAGTCTAGTGCTAGGAAACTACGGACTATAGCCAACAATAAAATTATTGCCGGTTTTGCAGGGTCTACGGCTGATGGGCTTGCTTTATTTGAAAAACTTGAAGCAAAAATAGAGAAATATTCGTATAATCTACTTAGAAGTGCAGTTGAACTTGCAAAAGATTGGCGTAGCGATAAATATTTACGACGACTTGAAGCAATGATGATTGTTGCCGATCGTAGTCATATATTAATTTTAACTGGTAACGGTGACGTTGTGGAACCTGAAAATAATGTTGCGGCAATCGGTTCAGGCGGTTTATTTGCACTATCTGCTGCTCGTGCCCTAATGTCTTGTGAGAATAATTTAACTGCTGAAGAAATTGCTTTAAAATCTATGAATATAGCTGCAGATTTGTGTGTATTTTCTAATCGTAATATTATAATGGAAAAAGTTGTATGA
- a CDS encoding DUF2628 domain-containing protein, producing MHIYTIYINSTHKNNNFIVIEESFSWTAALLNILWALYHKMWLVFAIATLANIIITAINIEELTFTFKIVVILGFGFFASDIRENYLKRNNYRLEDIIVANSSIEAELKFLKRNILI from the coding sequence ATGCATATATACACAATATATATTAACTCTACACACAAAAATAATAATTTTATTGTTATTGAAGAAAGCTTTTCATGGACAGCTGCTCTTTTAAACATATTGTGGGCTTTATACCATAAAATGTGGTTAGTATTTGCTATTGCTACATTAGCAAATATAATTATTACAGCAATCAATATTGAAGAGTTAACGTTTACATTTAAGATAGTCGTAATATTAGGTTTCGGCTTTTTTGCTTCAGACATTAGAGAGAATTATTTAAAAAGAAATAATTACCGACTAGAAGATATTATAGTTGCAAATTCTAGCATTGAAGCTGAATTAAAATTTCTAAAACGTAATATACTCATTTAA
- a CDS encoding HIT domain-containing protein has product MYNKENVFAKIIDKNLPAAIIYEDEQILAFKDIAPVAPVHIIVIPKNEYIDYADFISKASIDEIKHFFAKISDIANEAGLDKDGYRLITNKGEKSGQTIFHFHFHIIGGKKLIGLINKND; this is encoded by the coding sequence ATGTACAATAAAGAAAATGTTTTTGCTAAAATTATAGATAAAAACCTTCCGGCAGCAATAATTTACGAAGACGAACAAATTTTAGCATTTAAAGATATAGCACCTGTAGCACCTGTGCATATTATCGTTATACCTAAAAATGAATATATAGATTATGCTGATTTTATCTCTAAAGCTTCCATAGATGAAATAAAACATTTTTTTGCTAAAATTTCTGATATAGCAAATGAAGCAGGTTTAGATAAAGACGGTTATCGTTTAATAACTAACAAAGGGGAGAAATCAGGACAAACTATTTTTCATTTTCACTTTCATATTATCGGCGGCAAAAAACTCATCGGATTAATAAATAAAAATGACTAA